Proteins encoded in a region of the Planococcus shixiaomingii genome:
- a CDS encoding ABC transporter permease, with translation MQRRMANLNVWTVSAVGIIILLFLPNLTIVTGFFTPSNDNWEHMKEFVLWNFVKTSLILISATAVSTIFIGLSLAWLIAQYQFPLRRFLKWALILPLSIPPFIGAYTYHGIFNYTGVIQTTLREDFGMKLNPAHFDIMNLPGAIFIYTMFLYPYVYTITHVFLSQQSASLIESTRLLGKGPWRTFFQVVIPISRISIIAGASLVVLEVLNDYGVVKYYGIQTFTTAIFQTWFGLGDIESSIKLAASLMGFVILILLIEKIMRGKRRYSYATTKVRPLSLIPLTGWKGFAAASYGLFVLSLGFFIPVMQLVDWTILTFGTIPMEEFMTYVRNSVGVAGISASLIIILALIVGNFSRLVHGRLAKLLPKLTVLGYSIPGAVIAVAAVTAFIALDQFLAPLYAVAGFETTLVLSVSLVLLITAYVIRFFAIGFNSIETGYDKIGTDFRDASRLLGAGLTKTFFKVDMPMLKGAILSGFILVFIDVLKEIPLTLILRPFNFDTLSTKAFQYASDEKIMEASQASLLIIGISALAIVFFYKFLEKELD, from the coding sequence GTGCAAAGAAGAATGGCAAATCTGAATGTCTGGACAGTGTCGGCTGTCGGAATCATCATCCTGTTATTTTTGCCTAACCTGACTATTGTGACGGGCTTTTTTACCCCCTCCAATGATAACTGGGAGCATATGAAAGAATTTGTATTATGGAACTTTGTGAAGACCTCTTTGATTTTGATCTCCGCTACCGCCGTTTCAACTATTTTTATCGGCTTGAGCCTCGCCTGGCTCATCGCCCAGTACCAGTTCCCGCTGCGCCGGTTTTTGAAATGGGCGTTGATCCTGCCCCTTTCCATTCCGCCCTTTATCGGGGCTTATACGTATCACGGCATTTTTAATTACACAGGCGTCATCCAGACAACGCTTCGTGAAGATTTCGGCATGAAATTGAATCCAGCCCATTTTGACATCATGAATCTGCCGGGCGCGATTTTCATCTACACCATGTTTTTGTATCCTTACGTCTATACGATCACGCATGTTTTTCTGTCTCAGCAGTCCGCTTCTTTGATCGAAAGCACCCGGCTGTTGGGCAAAGGCCCGTGGCGCACATTTTTCCAAGTGGTCATTCCGATATCCCGCATCTCCATTATTGCCGGGGCAAGCCTGGTGGTTCTGGAAGTGCTGAACGACTATGGTGTGGTAAAATATTATGGAATTCAAACCTTCACGACAGCCATTTTCCAGACGTGGTTCGGGCTTGGAGACATTGAATCCTCCATTAAATTGGCCGCTTCTTTAATGGGCTTTGTCATTTTGATATTATTGATTGAAAAAATCATGCGCGGCAAACGCCGCTATAGTTATGCAACAACAAAAGTGCGTCCGCTGTCCTTAATCCCGCTCACTGGCTGGAAGGGTTTCGCAGCAGCAAGCTACGGCCTTTTCGTTCTGTCTCTCGGCTTTTTCATCCCGGTCATGCAATTGGTCGATTGGACGATATTGACTTTCGGGACCATTCCAATGGAAGAATTTATGACCTATGTGAGAAATTCAGTTGGTGTTGCGGGAATCAGTGCTTCGCTTATCATCATTTTGGCTTTGATCGTCGGAAACTTCTCCCGGCTCGTGCATGGCCGCTTGGCAAAATTGCTTCCGAAATTAACGGTTCTCGGCTATTCCATCCCGGGTGCAGTTATTGCGGTAGCAGCGGTCACCGCCTTCATCGCGCTGGACCAGTTTTTAGCGCCGCTGTATGCGGTGGCAGGTTTTGAGACAACGCTTGTATTGAGCGTCAGCTTAGTGCTTCTCATCACCGCCTACGTCATCCGCTTTTTCGCCATCGGATTTAATTCGATCGAGACCGGCTACGATAAAATTGGAACGGATTTCAGGGATGCTTCCCGCCTGCTCGGCGCAGGGCTCACAAAAACGTTCTTCAAGGTTGATATGCCGATGTTGAAAGGCGCCATTCTCAGCGGTTTCATCTTGGTTTTCATCGATGTTCTCAAAGAGATTCCGCTAACGTTGATCTTGCGCCCTTTCAATTTCGATACCCTTTCCACCAAAGCTTTTCAGTACGCAAGTGATGAAAAAATCATGGAAGCTTCACAGGCTTCACTGCTCATAATCGGAATTAGCGCCTTGGCCATTGTCTTCTTTTATAAGTTCTTGGAAAAGGAGTTGGATTAG
- a CDS encoding ABC transporter ATP-binding protein, translating to MYVTIENVCFSYSKKSAAALDKFSLVIEKGEVISILGKSGSGKSTLLRLLAGLEKPAKGSLKIEDKVLFDDKTFLQPEKRGIGMVFQDYALFPHLTVADNILFGLFRLKKAEKKRRLQEVLELVELEGYAKRYPHQLSGGQQQRIAIARAIAPNPSLILLDEPFSNLDAELQEKIRKDLRDILKKANITSVFVTHDEKDAYVLADRIVKIQDGCINFVGRPCDMLDTYSQAALSSKASVAEEELVRI from the coding sequence ATGTATGTGACGATCGAGAATGTTTGTTTTTCCTATTCAAAGAAATCCGCAGCTGCACTGGACAAATTCTCTCTTGTTATTGAAAAAGGGGAAGTGATTTCGATCCTTGGGAAAAGCGGAAGCGGAAAAAGCACCTTGCTGCGCCTGTTGGCGGGTTTGGAAAAACCGGCGAAAGGCAGCTTAAAAATCGAGGACAAAGTCCTTTTTGACGATAAAACGTTTCTGCAGCCGGAAAAACGCGGAATCGGCATGGTGTTCCAAGACTATGCCCTATTCCCGCATTTGACGGTCGCTGATAATATTTTGTTCGGTTTGTTTCGTTTAAAAAAGGCGGAAAAGAAAAGGCGCCTTCAGGAAGTTCTTGAACTCGTGGAACTTGAAGGTTACGCCAAGCGCTATCCGCACCAATTGAGCGGAGGCCAGCAGCAGCGCATCGCCATTGCCCGGGCAATCGCCCCGAATCCGTCCCTTATTCTGCTCGATGAACCGTTCAGCAATCTGGACGCGGAGCTCCAGGAAAAAATCCGCAAAGACTTGCGCGACATTTTGAAAAAAGCGAACATCACATCCGTTTTTGTCACGCACGATGAAAAAGATGCTTATGTTCTTGCCGACCGTATCGTCAAAATTCAGGACGGCTGCATAAATTTTGTTGGCCGCCCGTGCGATATGCTGGATACATACAGCCAAGCAGCGCTGTCATCCAAGGCATCCGTGGCCGAAGAAGAATTAGTGAGAATTTAA